Part of the Lolium rigidum isolate FL_2022 chromosome 6, APGP_CSIRO_Lrig_0.1, whole genome shotgun sequence genome, TGCCACATTGTTTTCCAGATGAGAACTGTTTGTCCCAAATGCTATGTCAACTGTCAAATAACCAAGTTTTGGTCTGCAGTTCCAGTTGGCGAGGATTACGTTTACTGAGTGCAGCTATTGTTTCAGGTCTCTTAAAGGGATTTGGGACCGGCGGCTCCGCCATCGCTGTGATGCTGTATCCGAGAGAGGTTGCTCAGGCAGCTGGTAAGATTTTGTCCCTGACACCAGGCACATTAGAAATTAGAAATGTTATGGTTTTTCATCTAGTGCTTTACAGGGAAAAACGTTTAGTGTTTTTTCCTGGCAGGATTGTTCTTTTTCCTAGCATACTTAGGTCAGTCACATGTATGATTTGGTAGTAATTGACTATGTACTGTATAAAAAAAGGACTTAGTTATGCTGATACCGATCCTTATAATCCACTTTCATTATGATTTCACTGAAGAAGTTCATTTAACATGTGACATACTTGGCGCTAGCTACAAGTCATACAAATGATTGTCACCATTTACTATCCTAATGCACACTATTCTATTTGTCATCTGTTGCATCGCAGAACGACCAACAGGGAGCTCATCACAAGATAACGCTCTGCTCTCACCAGATACGAAACAGAGGCTTAGGAAACTGTGGAATTTGCTCAGGAAATTTCAGCTGCCTATCGGTTTGATTCTTCTGGTTGTGTACAGTTGGAAGAAACCAATTGTtctcgccatcaacactttgcttCTTCTCTACTCTACAAGGCCGGACCCCTATTCCATATACTTGTTTCTTCAGGAGGTTAGCATCTTATCTTATAATTAAACATGTTTAAGGTCACAGTTTGATGTTGCTCAACTTGGCGTTCTTGCAGCATTGTTTGAGTTTTAATATGTATGCTACTCAATATAACTAACTACAGAGAGGATTTTCTGCATTTTCTTCTTATGTTATCTGATATAGCTTTAACTGTTTCAGATTCATCAAGGGAAGGTGCATCAGAATCCTGCTTTGTGGAGGGATGAGGTGAGTTACCTGCCTTTGTTCCCCCTCAAGTGCTTTCTAAGTTCTTTCATATGGTTGTGAATACTTGCCGTAGGACATCACCGTTTTTAagtgttttcatatttttataatATACTGTGCAGAAATTCAGTATTTCTACATCACATTGTCTCTAATACATGCTGTTTTTAAGTGCTTTCGTTTTGTTGTGAAACTGCACTCAAATTACCTTTTCGGCTCTTGCAAATGACATACCCCTGAAATATCTCCTAAGCTTGAAAACATTAAGAAGATCATACACCTTTTCAAAACCAGTCTGAAAGATTACCCTGTTTTGGTTTAGGCCCTTTATCTCAGTATGTATTCCTCTTAATAGATCAATTATATGTCTACCTTGGGTAAAAGACAGTTTCGAACATTGGCAAGAGGTTTGTGCTCTTTTTGTAGTTTCAAGTTTTGGTTCACCGACCCTTCCTCTCTGTAGTCTGTAGTGTGTACTGTAGGACGTTAGATCCAGCGTGAGTTTGTGCTCTAAGATTCACATAGGTTTGTGCACTCTACTCTCCGTGATGAACTCATCATATCTAGAGTGTACTAATATATTTTCTATGCATGTTACGcattcaaatgaattcatgattaAGTAGTCAAATCCAGACTGTACGAACCCTGTCCTAGAGCAGGCAACACTGTAGATTTGTTGTTTTTAAGATTTGAAGTGAGGGTGTGCTAAAGTGAGGATAGGGTGATGGATTTACCTGGGCGTAGCAATATCGACCCTAAGTATAGACCACCGAGGGATTACGAGATCTTTCCCAGTTTTGATCATATATAATGTCATCGGATTTGTCTTGCATATTGAGGTTTACAATTTTTAATAGTATATATCTATATAAAATCGTAGCAAAAAGTCCTTCAATGAGAACATGAAACTTAAAAGTTGGCTTATGCTTGTGGAAGGAGAGAATATGATTTAGGTAGAAGTACAAAGCCTCACTATGCTACGTTGGTTCCTGACAGAGGACTGTAAACTCTTATTCGCCAGTTAGATGTCTCCTATTGAGTCCCTTTCTTATATTTAAGTAGTCGTTGATGATTTGGTAAAATGTCCCTGTACTGATTTAGTGGAATTACACCATATTAAATCATATATCACAATCACAAACCCAATTGAACACAACTAGTCAACTACAGCATAGAGATGCTATTCTTGTGCCTTTCTTCTCCCCTGGGCTATATGCTTGCAGTTCTGTGCCATGCTTTCGGTTGCGGTAAAATCaactgtaaaaaaacaaaaagaccTATTCAAGTATTTCTTTTATTGCAAATCAAGTAGAATTTTAAGTTAATTTGAGTTATATGTTTGAGCAGCTCTGTTTTATTTTGGCTGTATGTTTGAGTTGCATGTCTGAAAATTAAAAGGTTACGCTTTTCGGTGGAGTAATGGCTGGTACCACCAAGGCCAATGATATACATGGCAATATTTAGTTCCTCAGGATGATCCTTTTATCTGTTAATTTCTCAGTTAAACCTTGTCCATTTATTCGCAGTTCATGCAGACAAGAAAAGTTGATACTGAAGACTACAAGTTCTTTTCTATCGGGAGAGTTGAATTAAAGGACGGAACGGTGCTACATGCCATCGGAATTCTGGGCAATTGGTGGACCTATCATGTGTCTTATGCCAAGAGAGTGCAGCCCATGTAGCATTTAATTTTCGTTCTGAGAAATGGCTAATGGACAGTAACTACCTAGAGCTTTTGACATTTGTATTATGTGAACTATGACTCCGAATGTTTTAAAGCACTGACTTTTGATGTAATGCTAAAATGTGTTAACATCACAAGTATTTCTTGAAGATCTAGCTCTCTTCTGGTCAACCATGGAATCTGTTTGATGGATGCATCGATGAAGTTGCTTTTCAGAACAAAATGGACATGGCTCTCAGTTTATTTAAGATATAGGATCATTCTGTTAATAAGTATATGATGGGCAAGGCATGTTGTCTCCATCGTATTTTCTTCATTCTGCATGCCAGGTCTGGACCAGCATATCACTACAGTACTATCTGCCTTAAACAGAAGTGCTGAACTGTTAGTTATTGGTTTCATTTCTTTTTGTGAAGAATAGTTGAATGGGACATTTTGTCAATGGCCAAACTACTGTGCTTCGTTTTATCAAATTCCCCATATAAAAATGTTTTGTCTCTCTCCTTTCATCTGAATTGGAAGCATCTCATACTAACTTATTCCTGATCAACCTGGCTATTCTGTGCTCCCTCTTTTGGTGAGAATCAGTAAACATCAGAATTTCCCCCTCTTGTCCATTACATATGCCGTGCCGCTGCTGCTTTAGTTAACCGGTGAGGTAGAATCTGGCATTGCAGTGGCAGTGGGATGAAAGAAACTGGAGTAAAATTCTTTTTTGCCCCCTTTTGCTTTGCATCATGAATCTTTACTTTTCATGCCCCTTGTACCTGTAACCTTTCTCTAGCAGCAGTAAGCAAGtgtaagggcatgagcaatggaggcagctgtccaactaggcttggataaaacttttgacatatgcatgccatgttatggtcccattaatatgtctttctctcaaaagctgatttggtttttctctttccctctcacattttccactttatggctgaagaggttgcctcctgatgaagaggctgcctccttatccgaacctaatttggaccacccgaaccaagaTAAAGCTCTGAGGCAACACCCCTAGGGCTATGCATTGGCCATGCCCTAACATGTCTGCTTCCTGGGGAGATAAAGTGATGATAAGGAATCAGACAAAGTAAGCAAGTGTAATATGTCTGCTTTCTCTAGTTCATACTACGTCTGTTCCATATTTGTTTTCTAGTATTTCCAATAATACTACACTTCTTATTATCTATTTAAGGACCTTTATTGAAAAATCTATTTAAGGACCTGGCCAACAGCtggaataccacggctgaaacctcGTTGCCACTCTTAAGACACTCTGGTCTGGAAGTCGAAATCTGTTTGTGCTTGTTTGCAGCCTTGCAGGGACATGGCTGGGAGGAATATCGGAGTTGCTGTGGACTTCTCATCATGCAGCAAAGCAGCTCTGCGATGGGCGTCAACAAACCTTACCAGGAACGGTGATCAACTCATACTTATCCATGTCAACAATTCCTCCCAGACTGAGCAAGGAGCAATGCATCTCTGGGAACAGAGTGGTTCGCGTAAGTTCTAAATTTGCTTCCGTTGGTTTGGAACTACAGTCTCAATTTCAGTGTTCTCCGTTATGCTAATATCATGTTATCATGCTTCTAAAATGACAATTCTTGTGGATTTCAGCGCTCATACCTCTGGTAGAGTTCTCAGATCCCCATGTCACCAAGACTTATGGTCTGTCACCAGACAAGGAGACACTGGAAATCCTGGCTCAATTAGCAAAACAGAGAGGGGTACCGTTTTTTCATCTCCATTCAcaaaattttgttattttttaatTCTGGTCAAGTTACTGTATGCTGATTATTTTGTCACCAAAACTACATGTCTGCAGGTTCAAGTCTTTGCAAAGATATTCTACGGTGACCCGACAAAGAAGCTGTGCGAGTCAGTTGACCTTGTTCCCCTCAGCTGTCTGGTTATTGGAAGCAGGGGTCTGAGTACACTGAAGAGGTATGCATGCGCCTTTGGTTTTCTAGTCTTAGAACTCCCTGCccctgtgatcatgcacaacactcAGGATGATGGTTTGTTCCTTAGTCAACTTTGCCGCAGCTTTTCTGCTAAACCGTGGGAACCGACTGAAGTGTCACGAAGAATTTTGTCGCCAAGGTTTTAGCGAACTTAGCGACACTTTGCATGACAACGAACCGTGAAATCATGCTGATTACATTGTTGTGGAGATTACGATCACGATGAAGTCCTAAATATCGTTTATATCGGCCACTAGCCCGCTTTATCGGCTGATATTGTAGTTTCATCTGGCTACCGATACTGGGTATCGACTGATATAGCGGTCATATTAGCTGCAATATCAGTCATATCGGCCGATATCTTGGTCATATCAGTCCTTTTGGTCAAACCAATATGCCCGATCTTGCTACTTTGAACCATTTTTTGAAGCACTCATATCTAGGAGTAGCTGATTGAATTGAACCATGTGTGTGACCATTGTTGTTTCTTCGTGGCAGGGCGCTGATGGGGAGCGTGAGCACCTATGTTGTGAACCACGCCGCCTGCCCAGTCACGGTTGTGCAAGAGAACATGTAGCTGCAGCTTGCTGGCCGATGATCAGATGATCATACCGTCTGCAACCTCAGACAAAACGTAATACTATACCGTCTGCAAGAACAGTAGTAGTGTGTATGCAATAGCACAGATGACAGCAATATCGCCAATAAAAGTGTGCCTGGCATGCACTCATGTTGTTCTGTAGTTAAAACTCGCATGCTTGATCTAAGCATCCGTTACTATCAGCGTGTGTGTGAGTGtgcgtgtggtggtggtggtgtgtatGAGTTATGCACGCCTGCCTTTTATTCTCGCAGAAAGTTCATATCATACAGTTGAATTTTACTGTGAAGGGTGTTATGCTTTGTGAAATTCTCTGAAAGTTATGATAAAAAAGTTCATAGCATACTGTTGAACTGGATCGTGAATCTTTTTCTTAGATCAAATTGGATCATGAATCGTAGTTTGCCGTTTGCCATCTTTGATTGCCCATTACTTGATCGGACGGTGCACGGGGATCGTGTCGAGCCCCCAAATGGATGCCGCTTCATCAGCGGCGAGGTCTACCTCGGTGGCTTTTCGTTCGACGGCCACATGAACGCAGCCAAGTCCGGCGGCCGCATGGTCGCgcggcggcacggcggcgcgGTCCCCTGCCGCGGTGCCGCCTCCGCCGTGCCCTCCGCCACCCCCGCGACGCCTCAGCACATCTCCCACTACCTCGCGCACAACCCAACAGTGACCTGGGAGGCGCTCTCCGCCTCgttcccctccgccgccgccgccgccgcggcgcccgACGGGTACGTCGACGCCGTTCTGCTCTCCCTCGCcaggaaccccatctcctcctcctccaccgagaCCATTGCCAAGAACGCGCACAGCTTCTTCCACTGGTCCGCCGCCTCCTCGCCATCCCCCCACTCGCTCCGCTCCTACTGCCTCCTCGTCCACCTCCTCTCCCGCGCGGCGCTCATCCGgcacgcctccgtcctcctccagtCCGCCATCACCAGGAACTCCCCCTCGCCCACTTCCCATTTCCTGGACGCCTTCTTCGCGGCCTACGAGGACAGCGGCACCGCCGCCACGACCCGCGGCCTCCACCTCCTGGTGCACGCCTACGCGgagctccgcctcccggaggaggCCATCTCGGCCTGCCGCTACCTGTCCCGCCGCGGCGTGACCCCCTCCCTCTCCGCCTTCAACGCCGCGCTGCACGCGGCCCAGCGCACCGGCATGTTCACGGTCGCCTGGGAGGTGTTCGAGCTAATGACGCTCAAGCGGGTGTACGCCAACCAGGCCACCGTGGAGCTTGTCATCGGCGTGCTGAGCCGCGAGGGCGCGCTCGCCAGGACGGCAGCCCTCGTGGGGAGGATCCACGGCAAGAAGTGCTCGCCGGGCGTCGTGGCGCACGTCGCCCTGGCGCTGTGGATCTTCGAGGAGGGGAGGGCCGATCAGGGGGTCTTGCTGCTCAGGAGGATGCTGCAGAGGAACATTGTGTTTGACGACATCGCCTACTCGCTGATTGTGCATGCTTACTGCCATATTGGTGAGCTGAAGTCAGCCCACGAGCAGTGGGACGACATGGTCCGCCGAGGCTGCCACCCGAACGCGTTCGTGTATACCTGCCTCATCGGAGCGCATTGCCGCCGCGAAGGCGGTGTCAGTGAGGCTATACAGTTGCTGCAGGAAATGCTGTCCAAGAAGCTCAAGCCATATGATGCTACATACAGTCACCTCATCACCGGCTGTTTTAGACAGGAGAGGGCAGAGGACGGCTCGGAGTACTTTGACAAGATGCTCGAGGAAGGCCTTGTGCCAGACATCGGCAGTTGCAATGAGATCCTAGAGGCGCTCTGCGGCGCAGGAGAGGTCAGCAAGGCGAACGAGTTGGTAACGGCAATGATTGACAAGGGAATTGTTCTTGGCCAGGATACATACTGTAGGCTCATTGATGGATACAGCAAGGTTGGTGATGCCCAAGGTGTTGTCAAGATTTATTATGAGATGGAGCACAGGGGACTTACCCATTGCACTGAAGTTTTTACCTGCCTTATCAGGGGGCTCTGCCAATGTGGGAATCCAAAGGAAGCTGAGAAGTTCCTCTCTGTGATGGAAAGGAAATCGCTGGTTCCGACTAGTGACATGCATGATACGCTGATCAGCAGTTACTGTGAGAAGGGCAACACTAAGAGGGCGCTTCGGTTGTATGACACGatgatcacacggaaggagacgcTAATCCCCTCTGCGGATACTTTTATGACGTTAGTGAGAAGAGTCATCAAAGTAAAGACTAACTGTTCCCTTGATACCTAATCTCGCagtcagattgttgtggttgatGGAAGAAAAGCTGAAAGGGATTCTACAGGATAGGCAAAAATACAGAAAAAGAGCAAGACGCGCTCTCTGAGAATCGCTGGGTTCAGGACATTTCTTACAAACTAATTCCTGCTCAATTCCTTCCTGCGATTGTGGCGGTTGAATAATTTGGCTAATGTGATTCTAGACCCTGCAGTGGACAACCTGCACTTGGAGGTTCTCTGCAACCGGGATGTACACGGCCAGATATTCGTACAAGATGCAATTCCAGGGGTGAATTAGAACCAATTTCAAGCCTCCGATTTTGGAAGATCTGGCTTCTGACAACTGCAAGTTCTTCGCCTGGCTCCTTCGTCTTGAACGTCTGATGCGTCGTGGCTGGCCAAATGCCTGCTTCCACCCTTTCAGCATGTGGGAGCTTGAAACTGCTGACCCTATTTTTGTTGACTGCTCCTTTGCACTCGCTGGCGCCTCCCAACTGGCCTCCTGGGCAGCGCATTGAGGACGTTTGGAGTCACATCGTTAAGACGGCTGATCCATCTGTGCATAAGGGTATGCATTTCTATTGGTTCTTGCTCTCTATGAGCTGAGGTTGGAGAGAAATCGTCGAGTTTTCAAGTACCAGCAGATGTCAATAAAAAAATAGTCTGGGGGCGCTTCGGTCGAAGCTGGCGGGGCCAAAGTGCCTAGAGATACCATACTTTGTAATCCCCTTGATCCGGTGCTGTTTTGCGTGCCGCTGTTCTGTTTTTTCTCCTTTCCCCCCTGTGGATCACTTGAACTGTAAATATTGCTACCTGCTTGAATCAATGAAATGCCAACATTTGCTGGTCCTTCTAAAAAGAACATGTATTTTTTAATGCCAGTGTCCTGttcgcaaaaaaagaaaagaaaagagaatgtTGTTACCATTGAATATACAAATCGTTTGAATGTTGTACTCATTGTACTTTACAAGGCAATGGTCATGATCGTATGTTATCCAGCAACGAACTTGTATGGCAACGCATGCCATATAGGCTtctgaaaatgaaaaaaaaatgatgGTCTCCACTAACACCCAAGAACGTGAAACCCCCAAAAAAATTGATGGTCTCCCCTAACCCCCCCAAAAATTGATGGTGGCTTTTGGGGAAGCTAGCAAGGCAACTAGGCCTATCTAGGGACGCCATGGATATAATGGGAATCATCCACAATGATGGAAATTTACAGATAATGATAACTTGGAGAAGAGTCAAATGTTGACGTAGTCTCGGTGAATAATGATGATCTATATTTCTAATAATTACAGACTTTGGGATAGCACTCGCAAACGGCACCACTTATCCTTTTATAGCGGTTGCGGCACTGGCCGTCGTCGAATTCATGCTCTATACATGCGTTCCTACAATGTTCGCTGTTGCGGCACCATTGGTGGTCGAGGTTGTGAAAACAATTGTTCTCAGTAGATGAAACCTTGCCTATGGAAAACATAACCAGCTTAGCACATGTATCGATATAGGTACATAACAATGCTAATGTGACGATACAACATGATATTAGAAAGGCAAAGATGCTTACCAGAAGAGGCAATGAGCAAGATAAGAAGTACGCAACACACAATAGTCTTTCTCAGAACTTCCATTGTAGAACAAAAGAATGTAACTGAATTAAACGAGACAAACTCAAGAAAGCGGCAATAAGGGTTTCCTTGGGTCTCCTAACCCCGTAAGGTTGTTCTATTATTATTGTTGTTATTGTCGTTGTTTTATTAACAAAACTTACAATGTAGGTAACATATATAGATAGGCCGGAAGATCCGGAGAAAGTTGGTAAGCTAAAATACCTGGAGGTCAACCGTTTAAAGCGCCTGCTCACGTGAATTTTGCCTGTCGAGCTAATTCTTCTCCTTAGGTTTCTGCATGTAAACTAAATTTAGCATGATCCCTACAAATTCGAGAGTACATGACATATATCACTCATCTAAGTTTAGTACATTCTCCACACAAAAAACTCCAATAAATATATCGGCATATCTAAATGAATACTAAGTATACACTACTTCATCCGTCCACAAATAAATTATGTATGTTTAGACATGTCTTAAGTTAAACTTTATTAGTAACTTTGACAAACTCATCTTTTATCTTTTAATAGGAGACCCCCACTAGCTGATTTTACTAGCCTCCCATGAAGCCACGTCATCCTTTATTTGTTAGCCTCCCTGCCTGTCTGATCCGCCCCGGCTTCCTCTTGCACGTGGGCTGTTAAAGGCTTGAAGCCACTTTTCTTCACCTGGGCTGCTACttccttagagcaagtacaataagtcctagtcagctggctataaagattaaaataatatattgttgcttagttggaggagagagagaggaggagagagaagatgtgtgggctcttatgcaagagtcagctctaccacgtgctcctaggcactttgtgagagtgaatggtgggccatgcattgataaagtactaaacttttatagctcactattgtacatgctGGCTCTAGAttaactatagatgacatgacacttaGCTTACAGCCAGTAATTGgctctactattaaacttgctcttataCACGAGCACATATGGCTCATGTAGAAACAGGCTAGCACACGTATAACCTCACAGGTCGACTCTTCATCTCCTTTCTGATTATAGCAATGAATGCCGCCACTATCTCCTCCCCCGCCGTGACCCACCATCTCTCAGCCACGATTGTACAGAATCGGAATCGCAGCTTTCATCCACATCCATTACCCGGTAAATACGGAAGAAACAGCTTCATTTAATTGAGTCACCGTCGCCATGACGTTtaaaagcccctccctccctgtaCCGTCATCCAACACGCCGGCCTGCTCACATCTCCCTCTTCAGCACCGGCCTCCTCCGGAGATAGCTGGACGCTCCAGATTTTCATTCTACGCTGATTTCTCCCAGCCCTCTGCTTATGTTGTTGAATATGCCAGATCGTGCTCCAGCTCCAAAGATACTAGACCTTTTGCCGGCTGGACATTACTGACTCGCTTCTGTAAGTTGGTTCTCCATTACTTCATATGTCTGATACTCTGATTGCACCGGTAAAGCTCTGATCTTCTAATTTTCTTATACTGGATGGGCACATGCCTCGCATGTTTCCTTATTCTCGCTGCTCGCATCTAGCTCCCAGCACTGTACTTTAAATTAGTTGGATTAGATGCACCTTCTTTTTCTACCCGTACGTATTAGATAGCATATGAATTCTTGGGTGTATTTATAATTTATTTGCCAATATAGATTGGGTACCACTATACCTGTTTCGTTTTAAATAAATTTGCATCAGTATATGATTTGCAAATTTTACTCGCGCAGCTGGTTGCCTGACTGGCATTCTGTTTCGCGCAGTCACCGTCGTCAGTCATAACCCGTTGTCTCCCTTGAACTAAGCCAATCGGCTTCTTCCGACAACAGCCGCGTTGGCGTACACACCTTAGCATAAGGTCAGTTAGACTGATTATGCCCCTTCATATctttttccctccttttgttatATATCTTTTGATACATACGATCTATCGACTTATTTTTGTTGCCATGTGTCTCATATATCGATCAAACAACATGATCTACAGGAGAACATTCAGCACGTGAAGGATTAAACAAGGAATCCATTGCATCAGTGCTCAAATTAAAGACTACTTGCTGCAAAAAAAAGCATCAAATTTACAGAACATTGAAGAACTTCAAATTTCAGATAGTCAAATGGCATAAGCAAGAGTAAGTATGTCTTCTCAAATATATCGTTCACACTTTTTATCCTCAAACAGCAAACATCTAAGAAGGGTGACAGGATAACTACATTAAGAAGATGTACTATCAATTCTGATGTCGAAACACAATTATCCAGCAGTTCCGTTCCTCATAGCTAGCCTGACTACATAAGTATAACCTTCGCTAATAATGCTGATTTTTTCACCATGTGCAGGGCATCGTCAACAACTCATGGAACAACATAAGAATTGCACTATCCTCTACCTAAAGTTAACTATATTGTTGCCTAAATCAATAAGCATTTATCTCTAGATTGATCACCATCAATTGTAATTGAGAAGAACTCTACTTACTACTATTTCACGATGATCCAATGCATGTATCTCCCCATGAGTAAGAAATTACGCATTCATTATCTCTTCTTGGCAGATAATGACAAAACCAGCTACAATGACAGCTAACTGTTATGACTATTTTCATCAACTATTTTTAAATCATAAATCAATGTTTGAAAGCTTGTacccaaaaaaaatattttcactCCTAATCTCACCAACAGTCCTATCTATACATCATTTTAAAATTTCCGCAGCAAcgggcggggtatcatctagttagaAAAAAGAAGCAGCATTCATGATACTAAATTAATATTGCTAGATTTATTTTGACATGTAGTTTAATAATAAAGTAATTTAATGACACGTATGTTTCTTTTTTATGTAAAAAATTGATTAAT contains:
- the LOC124666379 gene encoding universal stress protein PHOS32-like yields the protein MAGRNIGVAVDFSSCSKAALRWASTNLTRNGDQLILIHVNNSSQTEQGAMHLWEQSGSPLIPLVEFSDPHVTKTYGLSPDKETLEILAQLAKQRGVQVFAKIFYGDPTKKLCESVDLVPLSCLVIGSRGLSTLKRALMGSVSTYVVNHAACPVTVVQENM
- the LOC124658803 gene encoding pentatricopeptide repeat-containing protein At1g66345, mitochondrial-like: MNAAKSGGRMVARRHGGAVPCRGAASAVPSATPATPQHISHYLAHNPTVTWEALSASFPSAAAAAAAPDGYVDAVLLSLARNPISSSSTETIAKNAHSFFHWSAASSPSPHSLRSYCLLVHLLSRAALIRHASVLLQSAITRNSPSPTSHFLDAFFAAYEDSGTAATTRGLHLLVHAYAELRLPEEAISACRYLSRRGVTPSLSAFNAALHAAQRTGMFTVAWEVFELMTLKRVYANQATVELVIGVLSREGALARTAALVGRIHGKKCSPGVVAHVALALWIFEEGRADQGVLLLRRMLQRNIVFDDIAYSLIVHAYCHIGELKSAHEQWDDMVRRGCHPNAFVYTCLIGAHCRREGGVSEAIQLLQEMLSKKLKPYDATYSHLITGCFRQERAEDGSEYFDKMLEEGLVPDIGSCNEILEALCGAGEVSKANELVTAMIDKGIVLGQDTYCRLIDGYSKVGDAQGVVKIYYEMEHRGLTHCTEVFTCLIRGLCQCGNPKEAEKFLSVMERKSLVPTSDMHDTLISSYCEKGNTKRALRLYDTMITRKETLIPSADTFMTLVRRVIKVKTNCSLDT
- the LOC124664708 gene encoding uncharacterized protein LOC124664708 is translated as MAWRRLASGTAAAHLRRHGVSSPPFAAPSRAFSAANPTRLLKGFGTGGSAIAVMLYPREVAQAAERPTGSSSQDNALLSPDTKQRLRKLWNLLRKFQLPIGLILLVVYSWKKPIVLAINTLLLLYSTRPDPYSIYLFLQEIHQGKVHQNPALWRDEFMQTRKVDTEDYKFFSIGRVELKDGTVLHAIGILGNWWTYHVSYAKRVQPM